TAAAAGAGCCATAAAAGAAAGTGTCATGAAAGGAGCATGTAGTTTTTTTGTAGTTTTTGGGTTAGTCATTAAAGTTTTTGCAAATGTATCAATTTGAGCGTATTTTTTACCTACAAGTTCACCATTTTCTAAAGACATAATTCCTGCAACTGGAAGAGGTAAAACTTGATTTTCGTTTTCATCTTCTTTTCCACTTGTTGCTGACACTCCTCCTTTTTCTCTAATTACTAAGTTTACGGCTTTCATCAAATCTTCATCTGTAACTCCTACAGCTACGATATTATGCGAATCATGTGCGACACAAGAAGCAATTGCACCACGTTCTAAACCAAAGTTTTTGATAAAAGAAATTGCAATCGGAGCATCAGAAGTATAACGATTGATAACAGCCATTTTTAAAATATCTTTTTCAATATTTGAAATTAAATTCCCGTTAGTATCTGTCAAATCATCAATTTCTACAAAAACAGGATTTGTAATTAGTTGTCCGTCCAATGCCTCAATGACTGGGATTTTTGTTGCAGTATCATTTCCTACTACTTTGCTTCTCTTTATTTCAAAATCAGATGCTTTCTTTGGTTTTACATCAAACTGATTGATAGCTTTTGTTTCTACATCTTTGATAAATGATTTACCATTTTCGGCTACTTTTTCGCCATTGATATAAGTTTCTAAAATTTCAAAGTTTTCTAAATCTTTTACAATAATAAAATCTGCTTTATCACCTTCTCTTAATTGTCCAACTTCAAGGTTATAATGTTCAATCGGATTGATACAAGCAGCTTGGAGAACTTTAAACTTATCGATGCCTAACTTTATAGCTCGTCTGACAAGTAAATTAATATGTCCTTCAATAAGATCGTCTGGATGTTTGTCGTCCGAACAAAACATCATGTTTTCATAATGTTCTGGTAATAAATCAATCAAAGCATCAAAATTTTTGGCTGCACTTCCTTCTCTAATAATAATTTTCATTCCATGTTGTAGCTTATCTAGTGCTTCTTCTGCTGTAAAACACTCGTGGTCGGTACTAATTCCTGCTTCTATATATTTTTTTGCTTCTTCTCCTCGTAATCCTGGTGCATGTCCATCTGTAGGTTTTCCGTACTTTTGGGCTGCAGCAATTTTTGCCATTACTTCAGGGTCTCTTGCTAGAGCAGCAGGATAATTCATCATTTCGGACAAATATTTGATGTGTGGTTGGCTCATTAGTTTTTCAATGTCTTCTACCGAAATAGTTGCTCCTGCTGTTTCAAAACTTGTTGCAGGAACGCATGAGGGCGCACCAAAAAAGAAATTAAAGGGAACTTTGTTTCCATCATTTACCATAAATTCTACACCTTCCATTCCCATTACATTGGCAATTTCGTGAGGATCTGAAACGGTTGCAACTGTTCCATGAACGACTGCCATTTTTGCAAACTTAGAAGGAACAAGCATCGAACTTTCAATATGAATATGAGAATCTATGAAACCACAGAGCGCATAATTTTTTATTTCATTATTTGAATCTTTAGTTTTTTCTAGTTTTTTTACGGAATGAATTTTGCCCTCTTTAATCGTGAGTTGTGCAGGGAAAATGCTTTTTTCTGCAATATTTACGAGATTTGTACGTATTATCATAAAACGGATTATTAAAATAAGTAGGAAACTGTTTTTTTAGAAACTTTGTGTAATTTTACGCTTGTATAAGTCTTAAAATAAGTCATTGGAAGTTCAAAGATAACTTATTCTATCAAAATTATTTTTTGCATTTTATTAAAAGGCTACTTTCATTTATTTTAATATCAAACAATTAACGTCATTCAAAATAGAATTCAAATGAAAAATATATTCTCAAAATTTACTTCAAAAGCATTATTTTTAGCTCTACTTTTTACTCTTTCTTTTGGATTGCAAGGTTGTATTCATTCTCCTCAACAGGCTTGGACACCAACAAAACGCAAAAACATGAAAGATAAACAACCTCGTTCTCCAAAACAGGAACAGCGTTTGAGAACAGTAAGAGCGTGGTAAAAACCAATGCAAATTATTATTATTAAAATCAATAAAAAATGAATTCTATCAAAAAAACTATTTTTTCAAGAAAAAGAATAGCTATCTGTCTATTGACTATTTTTTCTACTGCCATTATGAGCAGTTGTGTACACGCTCCAAAACAGGCTTGGACACCAAAATATAAAAGTTATAAGGCTTCTAAAAAGAAAAGATAATTTATAAGAAATAACATCTTAACGTTACGATTAATTTATAAAAAAACAGAAATCTATAAAAATGAGATTTAAAAAAATAAAATGTTTTAAAATAAAATTCCTTTATCTTCTTTATTTTATGATTTTACCTTCTTTTATGATGATTACTACTACTTCTTGTAGTTCGCAGAAAGGACATACTTTAAAGAAGAAAAAACTCAAAAGAGGTCGACGAATTCCTTGTCCTGTAAAAGATTGTTAGTTTGCTCTAGTCTTATCAGTCTGCCCTTATAATTCAAAAAACAACAGATTTAGTCTTCCATTCTTTTACTAGAGGGAGACTTTTTTTCTGAAAGTTTCTAATAAAAAAATACTTATTCGTTTTGGATAATGATTTTATTTGTATCTTTTAGTTAAAATTCATAAAATTGTTCTAATCATAATTTAGGTTAAAGCCTAGATTATATATACTACATAAATCTCTATAATGAAAAAATCCCTATCTCTACTTTTATTTTTTGTGTTTGGAATGGTTTATACAGTTTCTGCACAAGATAGTGTTGCCCTAATTTTAAAAGCTATCGACGAACTCCGTTCGCAACAACGCCAACTCCAACAACAAAATCAAGACTTTGTACGTCGTTATCAAACTCTTTCTAATCAACGCCAACAAGATAGCATTAAAGTTTTGGCTCTTACAGATTCTCTGAAAAATCGCTCTACCCAAATTAATTTACTTTCTTCTGATTTAGGTCTTTATAAAGAAACAGTTGAAAAAAATGATGCTATTGTAAAAGGTGTTTCTCGTCGTGTAGAACTAACAGATGAAGCTCGTTATAAGATGGTTAGAACTAATCTGATTCATTCTGCTGAGTTTTTTGAAGTTCTTAATGACCGTTTGAACACGCTTTATGCAATCAATCAAGTAGAAAGTTATCGTACAATGCTCAATAGCTTAAATAATCCTGCTGATGAAACACTTGGTTTTTCGTATAATGATAAAGTGATGCAGCTTATGGAAAAAAAGCTGATAAGTAAAAGAGATAAAGGAGGCTCAAAAATTCTCAATATTGCTAATATGCTTTTGCAAGATCCTGTTGTGAGCAATATTGCTTCTGCTACACCTGTTATTAATATTGCTACTTCTGTTTTGGGTTTTGTATCTGGAATTGCTGCCCAAAGAAAGGATATTGATGAAAGTGATGTTCAAGAGTTTAAAAATGAACTAGAAAAATATACAGCTTATTATGCAAAGCTAAATTTAGTAAATGCTCGTTTTGCAAATAATATTGATAATTATCAGGTTCAGACTACAAATTTACACGATAAATTAACAGAATACGTAAATCTTCAAGCTAAAGGTTTAAAATTTAATGTTCAACTCAAAGAACCTGAAGGTAATGCTACAAATGGAGAATATCTATTGACTGTTTTTAGAACATATAACAAAACTT
This is a stretch of genomic DNA from Bernardetia sp. MNP-M8. It encodes these proteins:
- the ade gene encoding adenine deaminase; the encoded protein is MIIRTNLVNIAEKSIFPAQLTIKEGKIHSVKKLEKTKDSNNEIKNYALCGFIDSHIHIESSMLVPSKFAKMAVVHGTVATVSDPHEIANVMGMEGVEFMVNDGNKVPFNFFFGAPSCVPATSFETAGATISVEDIEKLMSQPHIKYLSEMMNYPAALARDPEVMAKIAAAQKYGKPTDGHAPGLRGEEAKKYIEAGISTDHECFTAEEALDKLQHGMKIIIREGSAAKNFDALIDLLPEHYENMMFCSDDKHPDDLIEGHINLLVRRAIKLGIDKFKVLQAACINPIEHYNLEVGQLREGDKADFIIVKDLENFEILETYINGEKVAENGKSFIKDVETKAINQFDVKPKKASDFEIKRSKVVGNDTATKIPVIEALDGQLITNPVFVEIDDLTDTNGNLISNIEKDILKMAVINRYTSDAPIAISFIKNFGLERGAIASCVAHDSHNIVAVGVTDEDLMKAVNLVIREKGGVSATSGKEDENENQVLPLPVAGIMSLENGELVGKKYAQIDTFAKTLMTNPKTTKKLHAPFMTLSFMALLVIPSLKLSDKGLFDGGKFEFVKGWEV